The genomic window GCATGAAGGGGCAAAGCAATGAGAAAGAGAAGGTGGGTAAGACGGAAGGTCATGAAAGAAATATCATCACTAAAAATGAATGTATATAAAATTTAATAAAAATATAATGAAAAACTGAAAACTAGAACCGCCACCAGGCGGCACTTCCTTTGCAGAAAAATGAATAGGAAAGAAGATCAACCGACTAACTTCGTCCTGTGTTTTCCAGGACAGGAAGTGGATCCGGATGAAAATGTTGATAAATTTGACGGGCCGTTTTGGATGAGACAACCGCCGTCAGGGCCGCCAGATCCGCCATCTGGACGCTCCGCAGGCTGCCGAAGTGTTCAAGCAAGCGGGTACGTGTGCGCGCCCCAACGCCGGGAATGGCCAGCAGTTCGGAATCGCGGTCGCGCATTTCGCGGCGTTTGCGATGGTATGCAATGGCAAAGCGGTGTGATTCGTCGCGAATGCGCTGTACAAGATGCAGTACCGGTGAGCGGCGGTCCAGCACTATGGGGTCATCTTCCTGTCCGTAGAGGTAGATGATTTCTTCGCGCTTGGCGATGGAGGCCAGAGGCTGGCTGGTGAGGCCCAGTTCTTCAAGCGCCGCAGCGGCTGCATGGAGTTGGCCGAGACCGCCATCGACAAGAACTAGGCTGGGCATGGGCCTGTTTTCCTGCGCAAGGCGTCGATAGCGGCGTATGATGACCTCTCGCATGGAGGCAAAATCATCTACTCCAGACACGGTTTTAATCTGAAACTTGCGATAATCAGACTTTTTCATTACGCCGTCTTCCCAAACAACCATGGAAGCAACGGTTTCAGCCGCTTGAATATGCGAGATATCAAAACACTCGATGCGCCTTGGCAGTTCGGGCAGCACGAGTATCTCCTGGAGGGCCTCCTGGATCGCTTTCTGGCTGGGCTGCATGACACGAAAGCGCTGGTCATATCCTTGTTTGGCGTTCTGACCTGCAAGGTCTACCAGGGACCGTTTTTCTCCGCGTACCGGGACAGCAATTTCTACCCGATGACCTGTCTGCTGGCCCAGCAGCGCGGCCAGGGTCTCGCGGTCGGCGAAATCCACCGGTACAAAGATGCTGCGTGGAACATACTGCTGATCAATATATAGCTGTTTGAGGAGCGCGGAAAAGAATGCTCCGGCTTCAAATGTGCCAGGACCTGGAGTTGAAGGTGTGCCGCTTTCTTCTGCGTCGAGCAATTCCGGCAGGTCTTCCCAAAAGAACTCCCTTCGGTCCACAATCTTTCCCGAGCGCAGATGGAAGAGGTTGACGGCAATCATGCCATTCTCAAAGTGATAGCCGAAGACATCCGCATCGTTCTCTTCAGCTGAGGCAATCCTTTGCTTTTCCTGTAGCTCAGAGACGGTACGCAGCAGGTCGCGGTATTTTGCAGCCATCTCATATTGTTCCTTCGCAGCGGCCAACTGCATTCTCTCTGCAATGGAGCTGCTTAACTCGGCCGTACGGCCTTCAAGGAACATCTGCGTGTCGCGCACTGCCTCACGGTAGGATTCGGGAGTAGTCAGGCCTTCTACGCAGGGGCCTAGACACCGCTTGATGTAGTACTGCAGGCAGGGTCTGGGATGGTAACGCGAGAGGTCCACTTTACAGCTGGGAATCAGGAAGCTGCGGTGAATAAGGTCTACGATGCGGTGGGCCAGATTTCCTGGAAAATAGGGGCCGTAGTAGACGCTGCCGTCTTTGCGGAGACGGCGCGTGACGAAGACTTTTGGATAGCGGTCAGCCAGAGTAAGTTTGACATATGGATAAGTTTTGTCATCGCGCAGAAGAATGTTGAAGCGCGGTTTGCGTTGCTTGATGAGATTGTTTTCAAGGGCCAGCGCTTCATGCTCGTTGTCTACAAGAATGTAGTCAAGGTCAACGGCTTCACGCATTAAAGAACCGGTTTTAGCATTGGCCTGAGAGGCCTCAAGCAAATAGGAGCGCACGCGGGAGCGAAGATTCTTGGCTTTGCCCACGTAAATCACTTCGCCCTCTGCGTTTTTGTAAAGGTAGACTCCCGGCTTTGTCGGCAGAGCGCGGATTTTTTCCTCAAGATCCACTCTTTTTAGTTTACTGTTTCTTCGCTTTTGACCGTCTGGATTTGCATAGACAAGGTAAAAGCTACGTGGTGCAGGTGCGTTGATTTTGCCTTT from Pseudacidobacterium ailaaui includes these protein-coding regions:
- the uvrC gene encoding excinuclease ABC subunit UvrC, with amino-acid sequence MDLEEKIRALPTKPGVYLYKNAEGEVIYVGKAKNLRSRVRSYLLEASQANAKTGSLMREAVDLDYILVDNEHEALALENNLIKQRKPRFNILLRDDKTYPYVKLTLADRYPKVFVTRRLRKDGSVYYGPYFPGNLAHRIVDLIHRSFLIPSCKVDLSRYHPRPCLQYYIKRCLGPCVEGLTTPESYREAVRDTQMFLEGRTAELSSSIAERMQLAAAKEQYEMAAKYRDLLRTVSELQEKQRIASAEENDADVFGYHFENGMIAVNLFHLRSGKIVDRREFFWEDLPELLDAEESGTPSTPGPGTFEAGAFFSALLKQLYIDQQYVPRSIFVPVDFADRETLAALLGQQTGHRVEIAVPVRGEKRSLVDLAGQNAKQGYDQRFRVMQPSQKAIQEALQEILVLPELPRRIECFDISHIQAAETVASMVVWEDGVMKKSDYRKFQIKTVSGVDDFASMREVIIRRYRRLAQENRPMPSLVLVDGGLGQLHAAAAALEELGLTSQPLASIAKREEIIYLYGQEDDPIVLDRRSPVLHLVQRIRDESHRFAIAYHRKRREMRDRDSELLAIPGVGARTRTRLLEHFGSLRSVQMADLAALTAVVSSKTARQIYQHFHPDPLPVLENTGRS